Genomic segment of Salvia splendens isolate huo1 chromosome 12, SspV2, whole genome shotgun sequence:
gagcacagcggcgagCATGTGTTTGCCCCGCCAGCGGCACGACGGCCTTCTTTGGCGGCGAGCACCGATGCAAGTGCTCTAATACTCTAAAAATCCATTTCATTTGAAccttcattttttctctattatatcaatatttttttatttcagccaaaacatcctcaataaaataaattttagtttCAACCACAAACTTAAATTACTTTTCGGTGTTTGTGTTAGATCCTTTCACGCCACtccacttttattttattttacacaaaaataactttttcaaaacattttttgattgaaatatttttaaaattattcattAATTGTGAGAGTTCATACTTGTATAAATGAATTTATTGTAGTATATGCTTTCTAAAATTAgataaaaacaaatattccaactcaaaatttgaattttctcgtTGTGATGATCGTAAACGAGTCGGAGACAGATATATCAATGACTAAGAAACAACTCAACGGAAGGTGGAAAATAAAAGTTTTTATGAATGTTTTTTCGAtttacaatattttaattaattgcaatcatatttcatttttttagaaattatttatttctcataGAAAAAATCCGATTGGATCAAATTAATATACCACCACGATCATCTATTAAATCATGGAGCATCATATAGTTTCTCAAAATAAATGCCTAGGcacaagaaaaaaataattaaagctaCATCTTTGATTATTTTATCATACGATTTTCCAGCATAAAATAATTAAGGTTCGCTtggtatatttatattaaatggCTTAATTTATACtgcttttattttctctttcttttgaTGCATGGTTGAATTGTTTAATGTTTTCAGAAATCACACTCCCAGTTAGAATATAAATATAGAATTTCGTGATTTGAAAAAAGTGTGAAATTGGTAGTGGGTTTACAGAAAGTTCGCCAGCTGTGTGTGCACATTCTAGATTTAGATGCTTCCACCGACACATCATCAATATTTATATGCTTTAATTTATACTCCTCCTACAAACATTTACTGCTACTATTGTTCTATATCTACCGttactattttactattttgtatacatataattatattattacaaaatttgagcttgagattttaagataataataattttatattttcgtGCGATGATATAGACTTTGTATATCGatttaaacaaatataaaaattcaataatattattcgaataaaataagagtagaCTATACCAGATAAATATGATTCGAGCACTGTAGGTCAATGGCATTCTACCCCTTTGTAAGACTAATTCTCCAATGTACAGATCACGAACgctcatttttcaattttttcagtTTAACAAAAGTTCTATTTATTTGGATCTAAGGTAAACAACTCTTTAAATTCCAagctattttttcattttattacatGAAtgataaattcataatttttttattactaatatgaaataaatatatacagagtattaataacattaaaaaaccTAGTAAAAATTATTATGTGCCGTAATACTACTTCTAGTATTAATTTCATCATATCTATAGAAAATCACAacaaatagtactccctccgtcccgcactactcgcacttatttcctttttgggcgtcccaagttacttgcactctttccatttttagtaaaaaatttcacttacagccgtaatttttgactttcctatacactcattccttaatctccgtgccgaaaaggaaaggagcgagtagcccgggacggagggagtattaaagttTAAACCATGTTTTCTAGCCACCAACAAATTCACACGTTTTATCATGATGTGTCTAGAAGTCGTGATCGGATTTTTCACTAAATTTTATGAAACAAAACGAcatcagcttaagaatcaaatTTTATGAACAGATGAAAACGAAGGCCTATTTGATATGTATAAAATTCTAATGCATTTGTTAAATTATGAATCTCTGTCGCATTCAAGATCACAACATTCTTGAATAAATCGAATAGTTTAGTGATTTTTATAGGTATTATGAAATTAATGGCATAGGTACACACACATTTTTGCTAGGATGAGTAAGTAAATAAGTCGAGCTATTATTTAATGacatcaattatttattttttatatttattatatctAGAATTATATGATTGCATTCAAACAAGAACAATGATGCGTCAGAATCACGCCCTTCTCTTAATGGGCCAAAATTCTAGGCAAGAGGCGCAAGGCGAAAGAGTCGCCATGGACTTCGGCCCAACGACTATTATTTCAGTTTAGAAAAAACTATGATTTCAATTGAACACTAGTCGTAAGCCTAAGAAAATGAGAACCATTATCTAAAGTTTCtttaagaaaaaggaaaaaaaacttcaaatttAACACGCAAATATATTTTTCGTGCATAGTACTAGTATGAAGGGATATCTAGTGGCTTTGGAAGTAGGGTTGATAGCAATGGATGATGTTGGGTTGGATGTGATTCAAGGATTCTACAAATGAGGTTGTAATCGATTTTGACAACCTAGTGAGGCAATCGACTAGGATTGAATGATCAAGATCGTAGCTGCtctaaacaaacaaaaaaactgTGGCAACATTACTGAAAGGCAAACAGAGCTACCGACCATAGCTACCAAATGCTTGATCAATTGAATGGATTATATTGAGTTCTATCTCACACATTCTAATGAATAATCAAGATTGTAGCTACATTGATATAGCTACCAAATGCTTGATCAATTGAATGGATTGTATTGAGTTCTATGTCACCATATTCTAATGAATAATCAAGATTGCAGCTACATTGATATAGCTACCTTGTTCAAGCACAATCAACACCTCTGAGCAGAAACATAGTTTGTCTCTAAAGATAAGCACAATTTCAACCAATACACCGCCTACAAATTGCACAGTTTAAGCTACAAACCCTAAATCATACAGAGTTCAAAGCAGGGGAAGAGGTAGCCAAATTCCAAAATTCTCAACATATATTTTGGAggagggagtaacatttttCATGCATCGCGAGAAATGTAGTGGTGATGGAAGTAAGGTCAATATAGATGGATGATATTGGGTTGGTTATGATTCAAGGCTTCTACAAATGAGGTTCCAATCAATTTTGACAACCTACCGAGGCAATCAACTAGGACTGAATGATCAAGATCATAGTTGCTCTAAATAAACAATAAATTGTGACAATATTACTGAAAGGCAAACAGTAACCAACCATAGGTACCAAAATGTTAAAGAAGAAGAGTCGATTGAATAGTGAAGATTGAGTTCTATCTAATGACACTATAATGAATGATCAAGATTGCAGCTCCATTGATAAAACTACCCAGTTCAAGCATAATCAAGGCCTATGATCAGTAACCTAGTTTTTCCACCACTGGTTATCTAAAGATAAACATAATTTCAACCGTTCACACTCTAATGAATAACCAAGATTGCAGCTACATTGATACAACTACCTAGTTCGAGCACAATCAAGGCCTTAAGCTAAAAACCGTAACAGAGTTCAAAGCAGGGGAAGAGAGCAGCCAAAATTCCAAAATCATCATATATTTCACCAGCAAAAATCATCACAATTATTACACATTACAGAAATCGCTATTGTCGAATCATCTGCTAAAATGGTGAAAGCTAAATGCGTAAGAATGAGGTAAAATTCACAATACCTGCCTGTCAGCAGCCTCAGCAACGATCGGCAATCTAGGTAGGTTTCCGAGCAAGCAAGCAGAGGAGCCGTAGATCAACGAAACCAACAGGAACAAAAACACGGTGCTATCCAAACTCATCAACACATCCAATCCAACGCCGTCCCTCGGATTGAACGTCCGCTCCAGCAGGTCAGGGAAAATCAGCAGCACATCGAGGACAATCGCCTGCATAGTGTTGAACCTGACGTACCTGCTGAAGTTCTGGTTCCTAACCACGACGAAATAGAGCGTGAGGAAGACGAGGAATCCGTTGAAGGGGAAGCTCTTGAATACTCTAATCGCGGGGACGAGCGGCTGGATTAGGGCCTGGAAGGGGGTGAACTGCGTGAGGATGTATTTGCCGTACTGGACGCCGTCGAAGAAGGGGTAGAAGTAGACCATGGCGGATATGAGGCGGTCCGGCGCGTCGGCGGAGTCGTTGCCCTTGGATTGGGCGGCgaatttggacggtttggggaTTCGCGAGGGCAGAGTGGGGGTGTGGAGGAGTGGCGATGGAGGATTCGCAAGCGTGAGTTTCCGAAATGAAGAGGAAAGAGCTCTGGTATTGGTTGTGGTGGTTGTGGAGGGAGAGACCACAAGGTAACTCATGGTCATGGCCATCatatctagagagagaaagaggatggCCGAGATTGCAGGATCACAGATATCTCTCCGAGTTGTGATATTTCAGGGAAGAGATTTATGGGCCCTTTTATTGGGCTATTATGTGATGCACAAATACTGGTCTTATTTATAGTTTGGCCCATATCGTTTTTccattagagcatcagcaatggcggacgtccgccgcggaATTCCGGCACGCCGAGATTTATGGGCCCTTTTATTGGGCTATTATGTGATGCACAAATACTGGTCTTATTTATAGTTTGGCCCATATCGTTTTTccattagagcatcagcaatggcggacgtccgccattgtgcatggtaggtacggatacggaattccgccgaggacaccgcagttccgcggaattcccgtttattgcgtTGACTctcacggacgtccgcgcggaattcccgtttattgcattaaatgttttactaatgtaatttttttagtaattatgtattttttttataatgaagtatgtttttttaaaaaaataaagtggttgcattttctctgTATTCGTGTCTACTATTTAATTCCGTTAATTTCTTACTTCCGGaagttgtttaatttgtgaatttgtgaatttttttaattgtggtaAGTCCTTCGGGATGtctgccactgtgcagtggaaaTTTCTTATGACGTGGTAGtaaagtccgtatgacgtgtcATGAGGTGTTTTTAGGAATTCCGCGCTGGTGATGCTCTTAAAAAGAAGccttttaaattttgaatagcCCTAAAGCCTACATATGAAACTTATATTAATATTCATTTACATACGCTACTGTTAGTATGTCAAATAATTTCACATTTTCTCAGTTTCATTTTAATGAGGAATTTGAAGGATAAGAATATCCTGATCTCTCGTTATCTCTTACAATCAAATTGAAAACAATTTTTATGTTCGCATTCATACTTAATTGACTGAAGAGCAAGGTCGGTACTAAAAAAATGCGTATGCCGTAAATGCAACCACCCAAAGGTCTGGGTTGAAAAGAGCCAAAAAATGTGTATTCTCATTTGCATGCTTCttcattttttaagatttttcaAATGTCAATGTaaaaaaatgagattttttattactcccttGATCACTTCGTTCCactctaagtgacacattttcttttttgagatGCTCATTCTAAGTGATACATTTTTTAATATAGAAATATCACTCAtcattttatctactttttctctctcccttattttactctctccacttcactcataaaacaacattacataaaatttCACGTCGAATTAGAAATGCTATACTTAGAGTGAGACAGACGGAGTATACTTTTTAGGTCGAATAAAATATCAAGAATAATAGTATTACTCCATAACTATATAGAGTAAGAGCTAGTTTGGAGACCATTTGAATACACTCAGGGGCAGATCTACATGGAGGAAGAGAGGGGAATTGAACCACCTCATATTTTCcaccccatatatatatatatatatatatattacatattttaaagtttatttcttttaatctcTCACTAAATGCCCCTCTTCaaattcttaaaatttcttCATATATAGATTTGCTCATCTTCTTATAAATTTCAAGCTACGCCCCGAATACACTCATGAGTTGTTTGGAGAGCCAATGTATCATCTTCCACAGTTTAATGATCAATTGAAGCGATGGAAATCTTCATTGCGAAGTCATCAAATATCGTTTCAATATTAGGCTAACAACTAGAATTTAATCCGAAGTGGAGAACTACGAGAAAGCAAAGAGAAAACCTTCCATTTATAATTGTGAGACCCTTTTACAAGAGATTAGACGAGTATAGTATTTAGGTCTTAAACGAAAGTTAAATACTATTAAGGCCACCCGCAGCGCgccacgcgggtggcccgtattccgtcacgaagggacgggacggcggcaatacgggccacccgcgtgacgcgttgcagcgccccgtctcgtccccagcccgttccgCGTTCCGTCACGCCGTGACGATTGGCTAGACGTCTCGCCATGCACCGAGGCGCGCTctggcgccatgcgtgacgcctactcgccggcccgcgagtgggcatcgtcacgctgaagcaataattcattttttttaaaaaattcaaattaaataaaaaataataataaaaaaaataaaaaaaatggtaatattaccattatattaccgttttttcaatttttttttatttgtttaacatttttttactctataaatactcctaattcatcctcatttcacacataaatacacatctattattcccaaatcatctccatttcctctccaattttcatctaacctctcatcacaaaatgtccggcgacggaaactctggcggtggcggtggcggctctaGCGGGTTCGACATCATCTCCATTTAATgatatgtgtttttttaattgaatttggttgggaataaaaataaaaaatgaaattgaatgaatagtaatttaaggaacggtcaAGGGAaaaagggttgcaggttccgtcccttagttaagatatggagtaaaaaagtacagtgatgcccatgaatagtaatttaagggacgattaAGTGACAGCGGTGCGGATGACCTAAATTGCTTTATCTATCAGAAAGGCATCAATGATTTAAATCATACTACATAcctatttttttgttataataCCATAGATGATCATGTAAAAATGGGTCGGCTGACCTTGATATGTTTGTGCAACACACACCCAATCTGCTGAAATCCATTATGAGCCAATAAACACACACCAAATTGCCACGTCACAGTCCGTGTATGATCAGATAAAAACCAAATCCAGTTATGTCAGTTATCCCCgagcaagaagaagaaatccATCTTCCCAATCCCACCACTTCACCTTCACACCTTCACTTCCCCCAAACCCCATTTCCACCAACCTCGCCGCCATGTTACCAGCGGCGACATCATGCCGGACCTCCATGTGCATCTCCCCCAATCCCGAACAACAAAACATCCTCCTACGAAGCGCCAAACCCAAAACCCTCCTCCAAAAACACCCCCTCTACGAGACCACCCACTCCAACATCTCCTTCCAATTCAAGGAGAAAATCCTCTGCCTCGAGATCATGGGCGTCGACTCCGGCCGCGCCCTCGCCGTCAACCCCGCCCTCCACACCGCCTCCCTCCACGCCATCCACGATATCGTCACCTTCCTCCAGTCCAAGGGCATCCACCTCAAGGACCTCGGCAGAATCTTCGGCATGTGCCCCACCGTCCTCACCTCCGACATCAAATCTGACCTCGTTCCCGTCTTCAATTTCCTCTCCCACGACCTCCGCGTCTCCGATCTCAATTTCAGGagagtcatcaataaatgccctaGGCTCCTAATCTCCAGCGTCAGGGATCAATTGAAGCCGGCTCTGTTTTACCTCCACCGGTTAGGGTTCACGGATCTGCATGCGCTGGCTTATCAGGATCCGATCCTGCTGGTGTCGAGCGTGGAGAACACGCTGATCCCCAAGCTGAATTACTTCGTGAGCTTGGGATTCTCGAAGAGCGACGCGGTGGAGATGGTTCTGAGATGTCCGGCGCTGTTCACCTTCAGCATTGAGAACAATTTCAAGCCGAAATTGGAGTATTTTACCGGGGAGATGAAGGGGGAATTGGGGGAATTGAAGGAGTTTCCGCAGTATTTTGCGTTTAGTTTGGAGAATAGGATTAAACCGCGGCATATGGAGGTTGTACGTTGTGGAGTGAAGGTTGGACTGCCGATGATGCTCAAAGCAACTGATGAAGAATTCAGGGAACTATTGATGAGGAAATGAGGTGATAATATATAAAGTAGTATTGTCTTCTTCTTTCATCTATGTAAGTACTTACTATATATTGTTGCCACTGTAAATCCTTCATCTGTGTAAATCCATTTTTGGCCTATAGTATATCTTTGTGCTTCTATTATTCAACGAGCTTCAATGGCATTTTCGTTTCTTGAAAGGGTAAattagtttgttttgtttttgaaatTTGTTCTTGCCAGAAGAAAGATTCAAGAATCCTATGAAGGTAACTTGTACTGTGAAGAGAGGTAAGGATATGGATGGGATATTGGGACGTGCATAAAATCCGTATTAGCTAGGCGAAAGAAATGATTCAAAGGGGGGATTTTGGGTTGATGCGTTACATATAGATATAAAAACGGATAAGGGGCTGCATCGAAGAATGGCGGGATGAAGATCAAACACAAGATGAATGGCCAGGTTCTGTGCTATTTTAAGCTTTTGATCATCTTTTTATGGTCTCTTGATTTGATGAGCTGACATGCGTGatgtttgtgttgttttcttaatttgTGCAGGCTTTTAGTTCACATTTGACAGTTTTTATCTGTTCATACTTTGATTCTTACTCAATTTATCATGTAAAGATTGTTGGGAAGATTGTTATGTGCATTCATATGATTGGCCAGGCTAGTAGGAGAGGAAGGAATATTATCAATAATAAGGTGAGCATGCCatttcctcttcatcttctttAGATCCATTTAGATCTTTACTTATCCTTGAAGAGAAAACGGAAATCTTGTTATTATAGTACTATTGCTTTCTTGATTTGTAGCTGTATAATTTGCTGCTTGATATGATTAAGCTTCATACATCTATCTTTTTAATCTTCCTATAAATATACTATACCGTCATGTTGTGTTGTAATTACTGTCATGTTGTGACGTATCATGTCGTT
This window contains:
- the LOC121757130 gene encoding protein TIC 20-v, chloroplastic-like, whose amino-acid sequence is MMAMTMSYLVVSPSTTTTTNTRALSSSFRKLTLANPPSPLLHTPTLPSRIPKPSKFAAQSKGNDSADAPDRLISAMVYFYPFFDGVQYGKYILTQFTPFQALIQPLVPAIRVFKSFPFNGFLVFLTLYFVVVRNQNFSRYVRFNTMQAIVLDVLLIFPDLLERTFNPRDGVGLDVLMSLDSTVFLFLLVSLIYGSSACLLGNLPRLPIVAEAADRQVL
- the LOC121757052 gene encoding transcription termination factor MTEF1, chloroplastic-like, with product MLPAATSCRTSMCISPNPEQQNILLRSAKPKTLLQKHPLYETTHSNISFQFKEKILCLEIMGVDSGRALAVNPALHTASLHAIHDIVTFLQSKGIHLKDLGRIFGMCPTVLTSDIKSDLVPVFNFLSHDLRVSDLNFRRVINKCPRLLISSVRDQLKPALFYLHRLGFTDLHALAYQDPILLVSSVENTLIPKLNYFVSLGFSKSDAVEMVLRCPALFTFSIENNFKPKLEYFTGEMKGELGELKEFPQYFAFSLENRIKPRHMEVVRCGVKVGLPMMLKATDEEFRELLMRK